The proteins below are encoded in one region of Deltaproteobacteria bacterium:
- a CDS encoding DUF4384 domain-containing protein: MKRMLVLLFFSLFIVIGLWWAKPTLLFAAQSTITESEGYACMGEDKSRKQAEQTAMTDAKRKAVENVMSYIKSETKVKDFQLEKDVIEAYANASVKINQEIEKGWYKDATMGDCYKIKIKAEVVPDEKAMKKVSQAVDDPSAPLGVNVWTDKKEYKHGEKIKIYVKGNKPFYVRVVYKDADGSILQLLPNPYRQDNYFNGGVVYEIPSGNDRFELEVSPPFGEENIIVYASTSPLGGIELESLGGVYQVKTNTKDIGDRTRSVKIMEKVGSKAGANEVSASEFFEEKAVVKTGK, encoded by the coding sequence ATGAAAAGGATGCTTGTTCTATTGTTTTTCAGTTTGTTTATTGTGATTGGTTTATGGTGGGCAAAGCCCACCCTACTTTTTGCCGCCCAATCCACCATCACAGAATCCGAAGGCTATGCGTGCATGGGAGAAGATAAGTCAAGGAAGCAGGCTGAACAGACTGCAATGACAGATGCAAAGAGGAAGGCAGTGGAAAATGTGATGAGTTATATAAAGAGCGAGACAAAGGTCAAGGACTTTCAGCTTGAAAAGGATGTTATTGAGGCTTATGCAAATGCAAGCGTAAAGATAAATCAGGAGATTGAAAAGGGCTGGTATAAGGATGCCACAATGGGAGATTGCTATAAGATTAAGATTAAAGCGGAGGTTGTCCCTGATGAAAAGGCAATGAAAAAGGTTTCGCAGGCAGTGGACGACCCGTCTGCGCCGCTTGGCGTCAATGTCTGGACAGATAAAAAGGAATATAAACATGGTGAAAAGATAAAGATCTATGTCAAAGGCAATAAGCCATTTTATGTGAGGGTTGTTTATAAAGATGCTGATGGAAGTATTTTACAGCTTCTTCCCAATCCATACAGGCAGGATAATTATTTCAATGGGGGTGTGGTTTACGAAATTCCGTCAGGAAATGATAGATTTGAACTTGAGGTAAGCCCGCCATTCGGCGAGGAGAACATAATCGTTTATGCAAGCACATCGCCTCTGGGCGGTATAGAGCTTGAATCTTTGGGAGGGGTTTATCAGGTAAAAACAAATACAAAAGATATAGGCGACAGGACAAGGAGTGTTAAGATTATGGAAAAGGTGGGCAGCAAAGCCGGCGCTAATGAAGTTTCAGCTTCGGAATTTTTTGAAGAAAAGGCAGTTGTAAAGACAGGGAAATAG
- a CDS encoding HAMP domain-containing methyl-accepting chemotaxis protein, which translates to MLPIIYTTNKRNKNDMRVIVNQSAQQRRVSEMAFLVNQYATTGQEDFLKHFNKEEEEFEKTFRGIANPPQELLDLWKSYKNMSIAIIAEVKKIFAGEDASLEEIATSKNKLSEIGAKLDASINSMIINIEKESLHRAKTIFIVTIILLTLAIFLGIFFMYSSSRVTLRPFLKIISELDSVSKGDLTNEIDVKIQFWGFTFNDEIAHLVDSVNTIIRNLRVSIGGIHRTSQDMSDVSRGLKVTSEGLKESAQTQFGAMKEASSSVDKASASMGAVAENTEELLKAAESASASSIEMSAAVISVAEHVEKLAVSIHRTSASISQIGASLQQVAAHVNTLFSTTEEAASYATEINYIVKDVGNSSREQAHLAEQVKRDASTFGAEAMDRTMSGMEKIKEEVAVTSAVIKRLAERSDEIGKIIEVIDEIADTTNLLSLNAAILAAQAGEHGLGFAVVSNEVKGLAKSTASRTKLIAELIGQMQDEVVAATSSIERTSARVAEGLKFSREAGDALSKITKSSEVSLDMAKKIEKAAEEQSQGVSQVVEAIQKVNSMVEGIKKATDEQTMASKEIMQATEDIKGVTQGVRHSTKEQSKQGKYISQVIFDVSQKMGLIANAMKEQKTIAEKIVYTIETIKKKTNENLLLTVELDKTVKNLDTQAVSLNEQVGGFKV; encoded by the coding sequence ATGCTTCCTATTATCTACACTACCAACAAGAGAAATAAAAATGATATGAGGGTCATTGTAAATCAAAGCGCCCAGCAGAGGCGGGTCTCTGAAATGGCTTTTCTGGTTAATCAATATGCAACTACAGGGCAGGAAGATTTTTTGAAACACTTTAATAAAGAAGAAGAGGAATTTGAAAAAACATTCAGGGGCATTGCAAACCCTCCGCAGGAATTGCTGGATTTGTGGAAATCCTATAAGAATATGTCTATAGCAATCATAGCGGAAGTCAAGAAAATATTTGCAGGGGAAGACGCATCCCTTGAGGAAATAGCCACATCGAAAAATAAATTGTCTGAGATTGGCGCTAAATTAGACGCCTCTATCAATTCCATGATTATTAATATAGAAAAAGAATCTCTCCATAGGGCAAAAACTATATTTATTGTTACAATAATCCTTCTAACCCTTGCTATATTTCTGGGTATATTCTTTATGTACTCCAGCTCCCGCGTGACTTTGCGGCCGTTCTTAAAAATTATTAGTGAATTGGATTCGGTCAGCAAGGGAGATCTTACTAATGAGATTGATGTTAAAATCCAATTTTGGGGATTCACCTTTAATGATGAGATAGCCCATCTGGTGGACAGCGTCAATACGATTATTCGTAACTTGCGCGTTTCTATCGGGGGTATCCATCGCACATCTCAAGATATGTCAGATGTCTCCCGCGGCCTCAAAGTAACCTCTGAGGGCCTCAAAGAATCTGCCCAGACACAGTTTGGCGCAATGAAAGAGGCCTCTTCATCCGTAGATAAAGCCAGCGCATCGATGGGGGCAGTTGCAGAAAATACAGAGGAACTGCTTAAGGCGGCGGAAAGTGCTTCAGCATCATCCATTGAAATGTCGGCTGCCGTTATTTCTGTTGCTGAACATGTTGAAAAGCTTGCAGTATCTATTCACAGGACATCTGCCTCAATCAGTCAGATAGGCGCTTCGCTTCAGCAGGTTGCTGCGCATGTTAACACCCTGTTCAGCACAACGGAAGAGGCAGCCTCTTACGCAACAGAGATAAATTATATAGTCAAGGACGTTGGCAATAGCTCACGGGAACAGGCGCATCTCGCTGAACAGGTGAAACGGGATGCTTCCACCTTTGGCGCAGAGGCAATGGATAGGACTATGTCGGGCATGGAAAAGATCAAAGAAGAGGTTGCTGTTACCTCGGCTGTTATCAAAAGGCTTGCGGAAAGATCTGACGAAATAGGAAAGATAATCGAGGTTATTGATGAAATTGCTGATACCACAAACCTTCTTTCCTTAAATGCCGCAATTCTTGCGGCCCAGGCAGGGGAGCACGGGCTGGGGTTTGCCGTGGTAAGCAATGAGGTAAAAGGTCTGGCAAAGAGCACTGCGTCAAGGACAAAATTGATAGCTGAACTCATTGGTCAGATGCAGGATGAGGTTGTTGCCGCAACAAGTTCCATAGAGCGCACTTCAGCGCGCGTTGCTGAAGGACTTAAATTTTCAAGGGAAGCCGGTGATGCGTTGAGCAAGATTACTAAGAGTTCTGAAGTTTCCCTTGACATGGCTAAAAAGATTGAGAAGGCCGCTGAAGAGCAGTCTCAGGGCGTAAGTCAGGTTGTTGAGGCAATTCAGAAGGTCAACAGTATGGTTGAGGGTATTAAGAAGGCAACGGATGAGCAAACAATGGCATCAAAAGAAATAATGCAAGCTACTGAGGATATAAAAGGGGTAACACAAGGGGTAAGGCATTCCACCAAGGAGCAATCAAAACAAGGCAAATATATATCTCAGGTTATATTCGATGTGTCTCAAAAGATGGGTTTAATTGCGAATGCCATGAAAGAACAAAAAACCATTGCAGAAAAGATTGTCTATACTATTGAGACAATAAAGAAAAAAACGAATGAAAATCTCTTGCTTACTGTAGAGCTCGATAAGACTGTTAAAAATCTTGATACGCAGGCAGTCTCGCTGAATGAACAAGTGGGTGGTTTTAAAGTGTAA
- a CDS encoding DUF433 domain-containing protein, translating to MGKEDLLNRIIVKPEVMVGKPTIRGLRITVEQILKALAGGVTVEELLEDYPELEREDIQAALMYASELVNEEQVFAVR from the coding sequence ATGGGAAAAGAGGATTTATTAAACCGTATTATTGTAAAACCTGAAGTGATGGTGGGAAAGCCGACAATAAGGGGATTGAGAATTACTGTGGAGCAGATATTAAAGGCGCTTGCAGGAGGAGTAACAGTTGAAGAACTATTAGAAGACTATCCTGAACTTGAAAGGGAAGATATTCAGGCAGCCCTTATGTATGCTTCTGAACTCGTAAACGAAGAACAGGTCTTTGCTGTCCGTTAA